A genomic window from Pseudomonadales bacterium includes:
- a CDS encoding mechanosensitive ion channel: protein MDIDFQALIDRLIGLSMSAFELIANTTVLIQLILIAALFGLSYLISNRVEPRLIELARTIKGSPGILRFTVATLRRLEWAFFVLMLAAALTVLRTFGWLDSDYLTYMALMLSLAWLLISVASHTIRNRLLSRLVAVAGWTYVALTILGITETAKDFLDAAGFSIGGVRLSLLLVVKAFVFLGGTLWVAISAGNFLDNRIQNNEELTPSLRVLIGKILKISLIVVAGFIAISGIGIDLTVFTVLSGAIGVGIGFGLQKVVSNFISGLIILLDRSIKPGDTISLGETFGWIRELRARFVSVVTRDGREYLIPNEDFITREVINWSFSDEYVRLDVPFGVSYDSNPHQVTELTIAAATTVSRVVPNPQPVCWMTGFGDSSLDFVLRFWIRDPQKGLTNIRGQVLLAIWDTFKENGVSIPYPHREVIMKTPVTVSESPPGK, encoded by the coding sequence ATGGATATCGATTTTCAGGCACTGATTGATCGGCTGATCGGGCTCTCCATGAGTGCGTTCGAACTGATCGCCAATACCACGGTGCTGATTCAGCTGATTCTGATTGCAGCACTGTTCGGGCTGTCGTATCTGATATCGAATCGGGTCGAGCCGCGGCTGATTGAGCTGGCGCGAACCATCAAAGGCAGTCCCGGGATCCTGCGTTTTACCGTAGCCACCCTGCGCCGGCTGGAATGGGCCTTTTTCGTTCTGATGCTTGCCGCTGCGCTGACGGTACTGCGGACCTTCGGCTGGCTCGACAGTGACTATCTCACCTACATGGCGCTGATGCTGTCACTGGCCTGGCTGCTGATCTCCGTGGCATCCCACACCATCCGCAACCGGCTGCTCAGCAGGCTGGTGGCAGTGGCGGGCTGGACCTATGTCGCGCTGACCATCCTCGGCATCACCGAGACCGCAAAAGACTTTCTGGACGCGGCGGGTTTCTCCATCGGTGGGGTGCGACTGTCACTGCTGCTGGTGGTGAAGGCTTTCGTATTCCTCGGCGGCACTCTCTGGGTGGCGATTTCCGCCGGCAATTTTCTCGACAACCGGATTCAGAACAACGAAGAACTCACCCCCAGCCTGCGGGTACTGATCGGCAAGATCCTGAAGATCTCCCTGATCGTGGTGGCGGGCTTCATCGCCATCTCCGGCATCGGCATCGATCTCACCGTATTTACCGTGCTCTCAGGCGCCATTGGTGTCGGTATCGGTTTCGGCCTGCAGAAGGTGGTATCGAACTTCATTTCAGGCCTCATCATTCTTCTCGACCGCTCAATCAAACCGGGCGATACCATCTCCCTCGGTGAAACCTTCGGCTGGATCCGCGAGCTGCGCGCGCGTTTCGTGTCCGTGGTGACCAGAGACGGCCGCGAGTATCTGATTCCAAATGAGGACTTCATCACCCGGGAGGTCATCAACTGGTCGTTTTCCGACGAGTATGTGCGGCTCGATGTGCCCTTTGGAGTGTCATACGACTCCAATCCCCATCAGGTCACCGAGCTGACCATCGCGGCGGCAACCACGGTGTCGAGGGTTGTGCCGAACCCTCAACCGGTCTGCTGGATGACCGGTTTCGGAGATTCGTCTCTCGACTTCGTGCTGCGCTTCTGGATCAGGGATCCGCAGAAAGGGCTGACCAACATCCGCGGTCAGGTGCTGCTGGCGATCTGGGATACCTTCAAGGAAAACGGTGTCAGCATTCCCTATCCCCATCGGGAGGTGATCATGAAGACACCAGTCACGGTGTCAGAGTCCCCTCCCGGGAAGTGA
- a CDS encoding sodium:proton antiporter, with translation MDHTVLLLLAGIGVLSLASQWLAFLTNLPAILFLLLSGILIGPGLGLLNPDALFGDLLFPFVSLAVAVILFEGALTLRREEIRGHGSVVTNMVLVGFFVTWVISAVAAHFLVGMSWQISILFGAVMVVTGPTVIVPMVRAVRPNRRIANILRWEGILIDPVGALLAVLTFNVIIATSFSDATGEAVLGFVQVIVSGLAIGAVFGYLWGLALRASRVPDFLRNVATLLLVFACYVLADTLESESGLLAVTVMGVWLANMRGVHLEEILDFKESLSMLLISGLFILLAARLDFAQVMSLGWASLGVLFVIQFIARPLKIQLSARGSDLTREEKFALSWIAPRGIVAAAISALFAMRLEAAGFEGAEMLVPLTFVIIIGTVVFQSLTAGPLVRKLGVAAPPSEGVLIAGSGPVPRAIAEVLQANEVPVLIADSTWEGVREARMAGVKTYYGNPASDHAEMRLDLTGLGKLLALTRRADQNDLLCSHFASEFGRDSVYTLPQTLEVDEQRSEKHTVASARRGRRAFDKNVSLSKFASLLAQGGEIRVTRLSKEFDFSAYLEKHQGRIIPLVCWNERGKVRILSPDDEWVPGADWHVASLFAPEQQNGQG, from the coding sequence ATGGATCACACGGTATTGCTCCTCCTCGCCGGTATCGGCGTCCTGTCGCTGGCTTCTCAGTGGCTGGCGTTTTTGACCAACCTGCCGGCGATTCTGTTTCTGCTGCTTTCCGGCATTCTGATAGGTCCCGGCCTCGGGCTGCTCAACCCGGATGCGCTGTTTGGTGATCTGCTGTTTCCCTTCGTTTCGCTCGCAGTGGCAGTCATTCTTTTCGAAGGCGCCCTGACACTGCGGCGCGAAGAAATCCGGGGTCATGGTTCCGTGGTCACCAACATGGTGCTCGTCGGTTTCTTCGTCACCTGGGTGATCAGCGCGGTGGCCGCACACTTTCTGGTGGGAATGAGCTGGCAGATCTCCATCCTGTTCGGCGCAGTCATGGTGGTGACCGGACCCACGGTAATCGTTCCAATGGTCCGGGCTGTGCGACCGAATCGACGTATCGCCAACATTCTGCGCTGGGAAGGTATTCTCATCGATCCGGTCGGCGCACTGCTGGCGGTGCTGACTTTTAACGTGATCATCGCCACCAGTTTTTCCGATGCGACCGGCGAGGCCGTGCTCGGGTTCGTGCAGGTCATCGTCTCGGGACTGGCGATTGGTGCGGTGTTCGGCTACCTGTGGGGGCTTGCTCTGAGGGCCAGCCGGGTACCGGATTTCCTGAGAAATGTGGCCACTCTGTTGCTGGTGTTTGCCTGTTATGTGCTTGCAGACACCCTGGAATCCGAGTCCGGCCTCCTGGCGGTGACGGTGATGGGCGTATGGCTGGCGAACATGCGGGGCGTGCACCTCGAGGAGATACTCGACTTCAAGGAAAGTCTGAGCATGCTGCTGATCTCGGGGTTGTTCATTCTGCTGGCCGCCCGGCTCGATTTCGCACAGGTGATGAGTCTGGGCTGGGCCAGCCTCGGGGTGCTGTTTGTGATTCAGTTCATCGCCCGGCCGCTGAAAATCCAGCTCTCTGCCCGGGGCTCGGATCTCACCCGGGAAGAGAAGTTCGCCCTCAGCTGGATCGCTCCGCGCGGTATTGTTGCCGCGGCGATCTCTGCCCTGTTTGCCATGCGCCTGGAAGCTGCGGGATTTGAAGGCGCAGAAATGCTGGTGCCGCTCACCTTCGTGATCATTATCGGTACTGTGGTGTTTCAGAGCCTCACAGCCGGGCCGCTGGTGCGAAAGCTTGGTGTGGCAGCGCCGCCTTCGGAAGGCGTTCTGATTGCGGGGAGCGGTCCTGTACCGCGGGCGATTGCGGAGGTGCTGCAGGCCAACGAGGTGCCGGTGCTGATCGCTGACTCAACCTGGGAAGGTGTGCGGGAAGCCCGCATGGCGGGTGTGAAAACCTACTACGGCAACCCGGCTTCTGACCACGCTGAGATGCGTCTCGACCTGACCGGTCTCGGCAAGCTGCTGGCGCTCACCCGGCGAGCGGATCAGAATGATCTGTTGTGCAGCCACTTTGCTTCGGAGTTCGGCCGGGACAGTGTGTACACCCTGCCCCAGACGCTGGAGGTGGACGAACAGCGCTCTGAAAAACATACGGTGGCCTCTGCCCGCAGAGGGCGTCGCGCTTTCGACAAAAACGTCAGTCTGTCGAAGTTCGCCAGCCTGCTCGCCCAGGGTGGGGAAATTCGTGTGACCCGATTGTCCAAGGAGTTCGACTTCTCCGCTTACCTGGAAAAACACCAGGGGCGCATCATTCCGCTGGTGTGCTGGAACGAGCGGGGCAAGGTGCGCATCCTGTCGCCGGACGATGAGTGGGTGCCTGGTGCGGACTGGCACGTGGCCAGTCTGTTCGCACCGGAACAGCAGAACGGGCAGGGCTGA
- a CDS encoding GMC family oxidoreductase translates to MADDSVDVLIIGAGASGAALAWSLADTRMRILCLEQGDWPNPADYPTNGRDWEARALDEFSFSPNRRRNFADYPINDDESPIKVANFNGVGGGTVLYAGHFPRFHPSDFRVRTLDGVADDWPIDYTTLAPYYDLNDRMMGVSGLAGDPAYPPKQPQMPPVPLGKAGQRLAQGFNTLGWHWWPSDSTVATEPYDGRDRCINLGACITGCTQGAKASTDITYWPHALRSGVEVRTRCRVREITVNSAGMADGVIYYDAAGVECRQAAEVVALACNGVGTPRILLNSTSTAFPDGLANSSGLVGRNLMFHPYAAILGVFDEPLDGYKGPTNCIWSQEFYETDPARGYVRGFSYEINRGRAPLGTALMGMLRGRIPWGEGHHRAYRTMHNRVTGMMGICEDLPEAHNRVTLDAILKDPNGIPAPHIHYELSDNSRRMLDFAVARGTEVLKAAGATDVMTEMPLAVGGWHLMGTARMGRDPATSVVNEWGRSHDVKNLFIVDGSLFVTSAGVNPTPTIQALALYIAGSMKQRLANLFA, encoded by the coding sequence ATGGCAGACGACAGCGTTGATGTGCTCATCATCGGCGCCGGTGCATCGGGCGCGGCGCTGGCCTGGAGTCTCGCCGACACCCGCATGCGCATCCTGTGCCTCGAGCAGGGCGACTGGCCGAATCCTGCCGACTATCCGACCAACGGTCGGGACTGGGAAGCGCGTGCGCTCGACGAATTCAGCTTCAGCCCCAATCGTCGCAGAAATTTTGCCGACTACCCGATCAACGATGATGAATCGCCGATCAAGGTGGCTAACTTCAACGGGGTGGGCGGCGGTACCGTGCTCTACGCCGGGCACTTTCCGCGCTTCCACCCGAGTGATTTCCGGGTGCGGACCCTCGATGGTGTCGCCGACGACTGGCCTATCGACTACACAACACTCGCGCCCTACTACGATCTCAATGACCGGATGATGGGGGTCTCCGGACTCGCCGGAGATCCGGCCTATCCCCCGAAGCAGCCACAGATGCCACCGGTCCCCCTCGGCAAGGCGGGACAGCGGCTGGCGCAAGGCTTCAATACGCTCGGCTGGCACTGGTGGCCGTCGGACAGCACCGTGGCGACCGAGCCCTACGACGGCCGGGATCGCTGCATCAATCTCGGTGCCTGTATCACCGGCTGTACCCAGGGTGCCAAGGCCAGCACCGACATCACCTACTGGCCGCACGCCCTGCGCAGTGGCGTGGAGGTGCGCACCCGCTGCCGGGTTCGGGAAATCACCGTGAACAGCGCCGGTATGGCTGACGGCGTGATCTACTACGACGCCGCCGGTGTGGAGTGCAGACAGGCGGCCGAAGTCGTAGCGCTCGCCTGTAACGGCGTGGGCACACCGCGAATCCTGCTCAACTCCACATCCACCGCCTTCCCCGACGGCCTTGCCAACAGCAGCGGCCTGGTCGGCCGAAATCTGATGTTTCATCCCTATGCCGCCATCCTCGGCGTCTTTGACGAGCCCCTCGATGGCTATAAAGGGCCGACCAACTGTATCTGGAGTCAGGAGTTCTACGAGACCGACCCGGCGCGCGGCTATGTGCGCGGTTTCAGCTACGAGATCAACCGGGGTCGCGCACCGCTCGGTACGGCACTGATGGGCATGCTCAGGGGCCGCATACCCTGGGGTGAGGGGCACCACCGCGCCTACCGGACCATGCACAACCGGGTTACCGGCATGATGGGTATCTGCGAGGATCTTCCGGAGGCACACAATCGGGTGACGCTGGATGCCATTCTGAAGGATCCGAACGGCATCCCGGCGCCGCACATTCACTACGAACTCAGTGACAACAGCCGCCGCATGCTCGACTTTGCGGTGGCACGTGGCACAGAAGTACTCAAGGCTGCAGGTGCCACGGACGTGATGACGGAGATGCCACTGGCTGTAGGCGGCTGGCATCTGATGGGCACCGCGCGCATGGGTCGGGATCCGGCCACATCGGTAGTAAATGAGTGGGGCCGAAGCCACGATGTGAAAAACCTCTTTATCGTGGACGGCAGCCTGTTCGTGACCTCAGCCGGTGTGAATCCGACGCCGACCATTCAGGCACTCGCCCTCTACATCGCCGGGTCGATGAAGCAGCGCCTGGCCAATCTGTTTGCTTGA
- a CDS encoding alpha/beta hydrolase-fold protein, whose protein sequence is MPMDLQTYARLGLDQPTPAEVNGRSNADIRASLDHPGDRVYHPCPEAFPDEEVPAGTLTRYRDWDQTRIYADTLRDLFVYLPARLDPRDPLDLLVCNDGAGYSSLNGAVRATRVLDSLHARGEIRQTVGVFVNPGRPPDAQKPGYSSDYNAAMRQRSLEYDALTPDYGDFLETEVLPFVAREHRIRITQDPTRRTICGISSGGICAFSVGWFHTRSYQRVLSHCGSFTNILGGHNYPYLVRTTPRKTLRVCLQSGVNDARTLFGDWALANQTMAEALNYAGYDHRFEFGTGGHSLRHGGALFADSLRWLWRTDEEQEAQK, encoded by the coding sequence ATGCCCATGGATCTGCAGACCTACGCCCGCCTCGGCCTCGACCAGCCCACCCCCGCCGAGGTCAATGGCCGCTCCAACGCCGACATACGCGCCTCCCTCGATCACCCCGGCGACCGCGTCTATCACCCCTGCCCGGAGGCTTTTCCCGATGAGGAGGTACCGGCCGGCACCCTGACCCGCTATCGCGACTGGGACCAGACCCGCATTTATGCGGACACCCTGCGGGATCTGTTCGTCTACCTGCCCGCCCGACTCGACCCCCGTGATCCTTTAGATCTGCTGGTGTGCAATGATGGTGCCGGCTATTCGAGTCTCAACGGCGCCGTACGCGCAACCCGGGTGCTCGACAGCCTGCACGCCAGGGGTGAAATCCGGCAGACCGTGGGCGTGTTTGTGAATCCCGGCCGCCCGCCGGATGCACAGAAGCCGGGCTACTCGAGTGACTACAACGCCGCCATGCGTCAGCGCAGCCTCGAATACGATGCACTGACGCCCGACTACGGTGACTTTCTCGAAACAGAAGTTCTGCCCTTCGTCGCCCGGGAGCATCGCATCCGCATTACCCAGGACCCCACCCGCCGCACCATCTGCGGTATCAGCAGTGGTGGCATCTGTGCCTTTTCCGTCGGCTGGTTTCATACCCGCAGCTACCAGCGGGTGCTCAGCCACTGCGGCTCCTTTACCAACATACTCGGCGGACACAACTATCCCTACCTGGTGCGCACCACCCCGCGCAAAACGCTGCGCGTCTGTCTGCAGAGCGGGGTGAACGATGCCAGGACCCTGTTCGGCGACTGGGCGCTGGCGAACCAGACGATGGCGGAAGCGCTGAACTACGCCGGCTACGATCATCGTTTCGAATTCGGCACCGGCGGGCACAGCCTGCGCCACGGTGGCGCGCTGTTTGCGGATTCACTGCGCTGGCTGTGGAGAACGGACGAAGAGCAGGAAGCACAGAAATGA
- a CDS encoding phytanoyl-CoA dioxygenase family protein codes for MSERFTPGQVEAWRREGGVLIENFFTPEEVRSVQADFRQVFGRGAGADTPMVRRKAGETGRFSAAQFATFEAVPCDCSPALNLIGVHPALMAFARAALNTTDVHLYQCQVWAKFTGAADYDQPFHCDFSNHTLTVPSEDACLNSVTILCYFSDVTDAHGAMHYVRRTDSARIAPPEATLSNDPDLQKRLQPFERSSAAPAGSIFPYSIDVYHRGTNMTAPGGSRYAVMACYKRAGDDSVGYHAWPFHHLKPWYRIFDHATPEQLACFGVKPPGDPFWTETTLARAAARYPGWDLTPYREAALQRNHG; via the coding sequence ATGAGCGAACGGTTCACTCCCGGTCAGGTCGAGGCCTGGCGCCGCGAAGGCGGCGTGCTGATCGAAAACTTCTTTACACCTGAAGAAGTCCGGTCAGTACAGGCGGACTTTCGGCAGGTGTTCGGTCGCGGCGCGGGGGCCGATACACCCATGGTCCGCAGGAAGGCTGGCGAGACAGGCCGCTTCAGCGCCGCCCAGTTCGCCACCTTTGAAGCAGTGCCATGCGACTGTTCACCAGCGCTGAATCTGATCGGCGTGCATCCCGCCCTGATGGCATTCGCCCGCGCGGCCCTCAACACAACCGACGTGCACCTCTATCAGTGCCAGGTGTGGGCCAAGTTCACGGGCGCTGCGGACTACGATCAGCCCTTCCATTGCGATTTCTCCAATCACACCCTCACGGTGCCATCCGAAGACGCCTGCCTGAACTCGGTCACCATCCTCTGCTACTTCTCAGATGTCACCGATGCCCACGGGGCCATGCACTACGTGCGCCGCACCGACAGCGCGCGGATCGCCCCCCCGGAAGCCACCCTGAGCAATGATCCCGATCTGCAGAAGCGCCTGCAGCCCTTCGAACGCTCCAGTGCTGCACCGGCGGGCAGTATTTTTCCCTATTCCATCGACGTGTATCACCGCGGCACCAACATGACCGCCCCCGGTGGCAGCCGTTATGCGGTGATGGCCTGCTATAAGAGAGCGGGCGACGACAGCGTGGGTTACCATGCCTGGCCCTTCCACCATCTGAAACCCTGGTATCGGATCTTCGATCATGCCACCCCGGAACAACTGGCCTGCTTCGGCGTCAAGCCACCCGGCGATCCCTTCTGGACGGAAACCACACTGGCCCGGGCCGCCGCAAGATATCCCGGCTGGGATCTGACTCCCTACCGGGAAGCTGCACTGCAGAGGAACCACGGATGA
- a CDS encoding amidohydrolase family protein: MNRIAQRRGLLTAALLTAGLLTVVVGCTTVTLPPIDGIAIEHVTLIDGVKEPRVDQRVIIQGDRIVSITPMSANVASATDAIDATGKFLIPGLWDMHVHFLYEEALTLEMADLFLHYGITSVRDTGGDLALITALRRGLQVRETPAPRVFLSGPLLDGRFVVYDGSDPGQPPLGTGVPDVDTARQTVQALNAAGVDFIKIYELVDPAVFDALVAEASLLGLPIAAHVPLMMTADTAGPAVDSMEHLRNIELACAANWQELLAARQTEISGFSEGRGYELRRDLHAAQRLPAIAAYDETRCDGVLDTLKQTLQVPTLRLNTVAVVRPFEAADWPAALAELPEDTRQDWQARADEMALAAATVDPAFSDWSLFLISRLKARGVPIAAGTDTPIGLGIPGYSLHEELELLVRGGLTPQEALHAATMEPARFFGRQAEMGRIEPGMLADLVLLDADPLADIRNTRTIDRVMAAGVWVR, encoded by the coding sequence ATGAATCGAATCGCGCAACGCCGGGGACTGCTCACTGCCGCACTGCTCACCGCCGGACTGCTCACGGTAGTGGTGGGCTGCACCACCGTGACACTGCCACCCATCGACGGTATCGCCATCGAACATGTCACCCTGATCGACGGGGTGAAGGAGCCACGTGTGGATCAGCGCGTGATCATCCAGGGGGATCGGATCGTCTCCATCACGCCCATGTCCGCCAATGTGGCGTCGGCCACAGACGCCATAGACGCCACGGGGAAATTTCTGATCCCGGGCCTGTGGGACATGCACGTGCACTTTCTCTACGAGGAAGCCCTGACCCTGGAAATGGCGGATCTCTTTCTGCACTACGGCATCACCAGTGTGCGCGATACCGGCGGCGACCTCGCACTGATCACCGCACTGCGTCGCGGTCTGCAGGTGCGGGAGACCCCGGCGCCCAGAGTTTTCCTCTCCGGTCCGCTGCTCGACGGCCGCTTTGTTGTGTACGACGGTTCGGACCCGGGCCAGCCGCCGCTCGGCACCGGCGTGCCGGATGTCGACACCGCCCGTCAGACGGTTCAGGCGCTCAACGCTGCCGGTGTCGATTTCATCAAGATCTATGAACTGGTGGATCCCGCCGTATTCGATGCTCTGGTCGCAGAAGCCAGTCTGCTCGGATTGCCGATCGCCGCACACGTGCCGCTGATGATGACGGCAGACACCGCAGGCCCTGCTGTGGATTCAATGGAACATCTGCGCAATATCGAGCTCGCCTGCGCGGCGAACTGGCAGGAACTGCTCGCTGCGCGCCAGACGGAAATCAGCGGCTTCTCTGAAGGCCGGGGTTATGAACTGCGTCGTGACCTGCACGCCGCTCAGCGGCTCCCGGCGATCGCCGCCTACGATGAAACACGTTGTGACGGGGTACTCGACACACTCAAGCAGACTCTGCAGGTGCCAACTCTGCGTCTGAACACGGTGGCTGTGGTACGTCCCTTTGAAGCAGCCGACTGGCCCGCCGCGCTCGCCGAGCTGCCCGAGGATACCCGGCAGGACTGGCAGGCGCGCGCGGACGAGATGGCTCTGGCAGCCGCAACCGTTGATCCAGCCTTCTCCGACTGGAGTCTGTTTCTGATCTCCCGACTGAAAGCACGCGGAGTACCGATCGCAGCGGGTACCGACACACCCATCGGGCTGGGCATACCCGGCTACAGCCTGCACGAAGAGCTGGAACTGCTGGTGCGCGGCGGACTCACCCCCCAGGAAGCACTGCATGCGGCAACCATGGAACCCGCCCGCTTCTTCGGCAGACAGGCCGAAATGGGACGTATCGAACCCGGCATGCTGGCCGACCTGGTACTGCTCGACGCCGACCCCCTGGCGGACATCCGCAATACGCGCACCATCGACCGGGTGATGGCCGCCGGTGTCTGGGTGCGTTGA
- a CDS encoding phytanoyl-CoA dioxygenase family protein, with the protein MRRPHALTPLEADQYARQGFFLRTGVFSPTQCELLRQAADQAACAARALARGGHSYRLDGNRFVDAGHVTIQFEHGADSELVRVIEPVQELDARLDHLLDDARIAEPMRGIIGQEDIALWTAKLNIKSPREGSGFRWHQDSPYWIHDCSHVDLLPNVMVTFDDASADNGCLRLIPGSHRKGCLPGTEDGTQLQGFFTRTDCFDESRQALMEAPAGSLIFFNPHTVHGSAPNTSDRPRRAIIITCQPGGYPTLKSKTLRPIKPGTSNPAGG; encoded by the coding sequence ATGCGCAGACCTCATGCCCTCACCCCGCTTGAAGCCGACCAGTACGCGCGGCAGGGCTTCTTCCTGCGCACGGGCGTTTTCTCGCCCACCCAGTGTGAGTTGCTGCGCCAGGCAGCGGATCAGGCCGCGTGTGCAGCGCGCGCACTGGCCCGTGGCGGCCACAGCTACCGGCTCGACGGCAACCGCTTTGTGGACGCCGGTCACGTCACCATTCAATTCGAACACGGCGCGGACAGCGAACTGGTGCGGGTCATCGAGCCGGTGCAGGAACTCGATGCCCGTCTCGATCACCTCCTCGACGATGCCCGGATCGCCGAGCCCATGCGGGGCATCATCGGACAGGAAGACATTGCGCTGTGGACGGCAAAGCTGAACATCAAAAGCCCGCGGGAGGGATCCGGCTTCCGCTGGCACCAGGATTCGCCCTACTGGATTCACGACTGCAGCCATGTCGATCTGCTGCCCAATGTGATGGTCACCTTCGATGACGCCTCGGCAGACAATGGCTGCCTGCGCCTGATTCCCGGCTCACACCGCAAGGGCTGCCTGCCCGGCACCGAGGACGGCACCCAGCTCCAGGGGTTCTTCACCCGCACCGACTGCTTCGATGAATCCAGACAGGCGCTCATGGAGGCGCCAGCGGGATCCCTGATCTTTTTTAATCCCCACACCGTACACGGCTCAGCGCCGAACACCTCAGATCGACCGCGCCGCGCCATCATCATCACCTGCCAGCCCGGCGGGTACCCGACGCTGAAATCGAAAACGCTCCGGCCGATCAAACCGGGCACTTCGAACCCGGCTGGTGGCTGA
- a CDS encoding FAD-binding oxidoreductase — protein sequence MQPLSRERVDVVIVGAGIVGASTALYAARAGLKVILLDKGAIGFEQSTRNWGWVHQQVRYPHLIPLAMQSRRIWETLEQDLGADLEWRQGGNLNIAGSPEAMAGYEGYQRAAADTGLDVELLSAAQVADRLPGIRGGVLGGLFIPSDGQANPHRVTRAFVDAAVVAGATLLQGCAVHSILISSAGVQGVVTERGSLLADQVLVAAGAWSRRLLKPLGIALPQNAIRSTVIRTTPAPPYTQATGWAPEVAFRQDAAGRFVLASGARSTFDINLDALTDIRQFGATAWQFRRELKLAMGRPLIRDLLGLIPGTRTHASPWAALRSNEPPPDLEAAAPNLEGFARLLPRFADLAVEKIWAGNIDMTPDQAPVIDNRTPVPGLVIATGFSGHGFAMGPAGGLCVSQLLQGRAADTSLHAFRLARFAEGDLPEMPDFYP from the coding sequence ATGCAGCCGCTGTCCAGAGAGCGGGTCGATGTGGTCATCGTCGGTGCCGGCATCGTCGGCGCATCGACCGCGCTGTACGCCGCCCGGGCCGGACTGAAGGTGATCCTCCTCGACAAAGGTGCCATCGGCTTCGAGCAGTCCACCCGCAACTGGGGATGGGTGCATCAGCAGGTGCGCTATCCCCACCTCATCCCCCTGGCAATGCAGTCGCGCCGCATCTGGGAAACCCTCGAACAGGACCTGGGTGCCGATCTCGAGTGGCGCCAGGGTGGCAATCTCAACATTGCGGGCAGCCCGGAAGCCATGGCGGGCTACGAAGGCTATCAGCGCGCGGCCGCGGACACGGGTCTCGATGTCGAACTGCTGAGCGCCGCACAGGTCGCCGACCGACTTCCGGGTATCCGCGGCGGAGTGCTGGGCGGACTGTTCATCCCCTCGGATGGACAGGCGAATCCGCATCGGGTGACCCGGGCCTTCGTCGACGCCGCAGTCGTTGCCGGTGCCACGCTCCTGCAGGGTTGCGCCGTTCATTCGATTCTCATCAGCAGCGCCGGTGTGCAGGGGGTTGTCACAGAACGCGGCTCCCTGCTCGCAGACCAGGTGCTGGTGGCCGCAGGCGCCTGGTCGCGCAGGCTGCTTAAACCCTTAGGCATAGCCCTGCCCCAGAACGCCATCCGCTCCACGGTGATCCGTACCACCCCTGCCCCACCCTACACCCAGGCAACGGGCTGGGCGCCGGAGGTGGCCTTCCGCCAGGATGCCGCCGGTCGCTTTGTGCTCGCCTCGGGGGCGCGTTCCACCTTCGACATCAACCTGGATGCGCTCACCGACATCCGTCAGTTCGGCGCGACCGCCTGGCAATTCCGCCGGGAACTGAAACTGGCAATGGGACGCCCGCTGATTCGCGATCTGCTCGGACTGATTCCCGGCACACGCACCCATGCTTCTCCCTGGGCCGCCCTGCGCAGCAACGAACCACCGCCTGATCTGGAAGCCGCAGCACCCAATCTCGAAGGTTTCGCGCGCCTGTTGCCCCGGTTCGCGGACCTGGCAGTGGAAAAGATCTGGGCGGGCAACATCGACATGACACCGGACCAGGCTCCCGTGATCGACAACCGCACACCCGTACCCGGGCTGGTGATCGCCACGGGCTTCAGCGGCCATGGTTTCGCGATGGGGCCCGCCGGGGGGCTCTGTGTAAGCCAGCTTCTGCAGGGCAGAGCGGCTGACACGTCTCTGCACGCATTCCGACTCGCTCGATTTGCGGAAGGCGACCTGCCTGAGATGCCGGACTTCTACCCGTAG